The nucleotide window TCCTCGCGGAAGCGCTCGTGCTGCGCGGTGCCGCCGCGGTACTCGGGGCGCATCTCGGTGGCGTTGCGCACCACGGCGGCGAGCCCTTCCATGTCGCCGATGATGTAGACCGTGAAGCCGCCGCGCTGCATGTCGAGCTCGAGCTTGCGGCGGGCTTCCTGGTACTCGAGCACGCCGTGGTGCGCCGACGGCGGCGAAGTGTCGCGTGGGGCGGCGACGGGGCGCGCGGCCTGAGCCCCGGCGGCGATCGGCGCGAGCAGGACGGCCGCGAGGAGGCGTCGGCGGCTCACCGGAGCACCACCCCTTCGATGGCGTCGAGGAGATAGCCCATCTCCCGCGCGCTGTTGGTCACCAGTCGGAAGCTGCGCGGCCCCAGCTGCTCCAGCTTGAATTCGCGCAGCGCCTTCACCCCGGCCACCACGCTGTCGGGGTACGAGGTGCGGAGCGTGAAGTCGACCGTATACGGCTTCGACATCGTGAACGGCTTGATCCCTCCCGCCCGCTCTTTGCGCACCGCCTCGGCGGCACCGGCCTTGAGCATCGCCCGGACCTTGGTCGGCGAATAGGTGATGGCTGCCGAATGGCCGATCGCCCGCTTGGTGACGATCCCGACGAACTCCTTGCCGAGGATCTGGCGCGTCTCGTCGATCAGGGCGTCGTCGCCGCTCACCAGCGACACCGAGACGCCCATCTCGCCGGCGATCAAGGCGTTGATGCCCACTTCGTTGAGCCTGGTGCCGTTGATGGTGAACGCGTCGAACGCGAAGTTGTGCGCCATCACGCCACCGCTCCCCGGGGCGCCGTGCGCGCCGGTGAACATGATCGTGCCGAACGTCGAATCGAGGCCGGTGATCATCACCAGCGGCTTCGGGAAGCCGCGCACCAGCATCGCGCCGCTGTCGAGGTCGAAGGGGATGATGTTGGCGAAGAGGTTGCCGCCATGGCCCTCGTTGACCACGAAGGAGCGACCGCCCGCGGCCCGTGCCCCGGCGATGGTGGCGTTCACTTCCTTGGTCAGCAGCGAGCGGAAGCGATCCCAGTAGTCCGGGCTCGAGCGGCCGGCGTAGGCGGGCGTCTCGTTGCCGGCCAGCACTTCGCGGGAATCCACCGTGCTCCCCATCCCCTCCATGTCGGGGACGATGAAGACCCGGAATCCCGCCTCATGCGGCGCACGCTTGGCCCGGAAGAGGTTGAGGCGCGCAATCTGCGCGTCGGTCTGCGCAACGAGCGGCGCGGCAGCGCCGGCCGAAAACAGTGAAACGAGGAAGAGGGCTCGGAGTCGCATCGGGGGCTCGGGAGGTGAAAGGCGAACGGCGATCAGCGAACGGCGAACAGCATGTGACAGTCCATCATCCATCATCCATCATCCATCATCCATCATCCATCATCCATCATCCATCATCCATCATCCATCATCCATCATCCATCATCCCAGAATCAGCAGTCGCTTCTCCGTCATCTCCTCGATCGCGTAGCGCACGCCTTCGCGACCGGTGCCCGATTGCTTGACGCCACCGTAGGGGAGGTGGTCGACGCGAAAGCCGGAGATGTCGTTGACCACCACGCCGCCGACCTCGAGTCGTTCAAAGGCGCGCAGGATCCGGTGGATGTCGTTGGTGAAGAGGCCGGCCTGCAGGCCATAGGGCGAATCGTTGGCGATGTCGAGCGCCGCATCAAAGTCCTCGAAGCGGCGGACGGTGGTGACCGGCGCGAAGATTTCGGCGCAGTTGACCTGCATCGCACTGGTCGTGTCGAGCAGGACGGTCGGGCGCATCAACGCGCCGGTCCGGGTGCCACCCACGGCCAAGCGTGCCCCCGCTGCGACCGCGTCCGCCACCCATGCTTCGGCACGGACCGCACTGGCCTCGTCGATCATCGGGCCGACATCCGTCGCCTCGTCGAGGGGATCGCCGCACCGCAATGCAGCCACCGCGTCGGTGAAGGCCGAGACAAAGGCGTCGTACACATCGCCATGCACCAGGATCCGCTGCGTCGAGATGCACGACTGGCCGGCGTAGCTGTAGCCGCCCACCACGCATCGACGCACGGCGTGGGCAATGTCGGCGTCGCGTTCGACGATCACCGCCGCGTTGCCTCCCAGTTCCAGCACCACCCGGGTCATCGGCGCGCGGGCGCGAATCATCCAGCCGACTCGCGCCGAGCCGGTAAAGGAGATCAGCCGGATGCGCGGGTCGTCGAGGAGCGGGGCGGCATCCTCGTTGGTGGAGGGGAGGACCGAGAGCGCCCCCGCCGGGTAGCCGGCGCCGGCGATGATCTCGGCGAGCAGCAGCGTCGAGAGCGGGTCCTGCGGCGGCGGCTTGAGCACCATGGTCGCGCCGCAGGCGATCATCGGCGCCAGCTTGTGGGCCGCGAGCAGCACCGGAAAGTTGAACGGGGTGATCGCACTGATGGGCGCGAGGGGAAAGCGCCGGGTGATGGCGAGGCGATGTTCACCGTGCGGCATCAGGTCGGTCGGGATCACCTCACCACCGATGCGGGTCGCCTCCTCGGCACCCTGTCGGAAGACGAAGATGGCGCGGTCCAGCTCCAGCCGGGCAGCGGTGACCGGCTTCCCCGCCTCGGACGCGAGCAGTCGGGCGACCTCCTCCCGCCGCAGTTGCAGCGCGTCGGCGATCCGTTCCAGCACCGCCGCCCTGGCGTGCGACGGCATCGCCGCTGCCTCGGGCGCGGTGCGGACTGCTGCGTCGAGCGCCGCTTCGACATCGGCGCGTGTTGCCACCGCCGCGCGCCCGACGACCGCCCCGTCGTGGGGGCTCCGGATCGTCCAGGTCGCGTCGCCATGTCGCAGCTCGCCGGCGAGCAGAAAGGGAAAGGGGCTACCTACGGTCACGGGAGGCCGTCGCGGGGTTCGGGAATCGACATCGAGGGAGTCACCCGGCGCCTGGCGGGTTGCAGGACGATACGACCGCAGGCGCCACCGCGCCAGTTGTCGTCTGGCCGTATCACGGATTCGATCGCCCTTGCGGTGCGGCCCACGCGGCATGCACTCTTTCCCGATGCACCCCATCGCGAGCGGTTCCCGTACTGTGGCTCTCGCCGCGGCCTTGCTCGGCTGCGCCGCCCTCCCTGCCGCCGCGCAGACGCCGCCGCCGCGTGCGCCCGGTACGCCGGCCGCCGTGACCGCCAAGGTCTTCGAGGATGCCGCGCGCGCGATCCCTGGCTTCACCTTGGGCAGCTCACCGTTGGCGCTGACCGGTCCCGCGCGACCCGGCGCGTACCTCTCGGCGGTCGGGCGGCGCGCCATCGCGATGGGCACGGAAGACGGGCGCCTCGAGCTCTGGTCGTGGCCCATCAAGTGGCTCCATGATTTCGAGCTCTCGTTCCGGGTGCCCAAGTACACCGAGCCGATCGCCGGACGGAGCGTCGCGCGCTCGGTGATCGAGCGCCCCGAAGGGGTGACGATCGAGTACAGCCACGAACAGTTCACCGTGCGCGAGCACATCTTCGTGCCGCTCGACCAGCCGGCGGTGGTGATCCTGCTCGAGGTCGATGCCATCCGGCCGCTCGAGATCATCGCGCGGTTTGCCCCCGACATCCACTACGCCTGGCCGGCCGGACTCGGCGGCCAGTACCTGATCTGGGAGCAGCAGGCCCGCGCCTTTCTCTTCTCCGAGGGGAAGCAGTCGATCAACGCCTTCCTCGGCTCCCCGGCCGTCACCGAGGCGTCGGACGTGCCGGCGCACATGCTCTCGGCCGCGCCGCCCCAGCTGGTGATCGGCGTCGGTGGCGCCGGCGAGCGCTACACCGCGCCCCGCCTCGGCGAGCCGCCGGGGAAGAGTGTCAACCTGCGCGTGGCCTACATCCCGATCGTGCTGGCCGGTGGGGCCATGCCCCGCGATTCGGCGCTCGCGCTCTATCGGGCCCTGGTGCAGCCGGGTGCCGCCGAACGTGCGTGGCGACAGCGCGTGGCCCATGCCGACTCGCTGCGCACGACGCAGCTGGCACTGCATTCGCCGAGTCCCGAGCTCGATCGCGCCGTCGAGTATGCCAAGATCAACCTCGACGAATCGTACGTCTGCAATCCCGACCTCGGCTGCGGTCTCGTGGCGGGCTATGGACTCTCGGGCGGTGCGACCGATCGTCCCGGCTTTGGCTGGTTCTTCGGCGGTGACGCGGCGATCAACTCGCTGGCGATGACCGGGTCGGGGCAGGGAGCGCTGGTGCGCGACGGCGCGCTCCGCTTCTTCGCGAAGTATCAACGCGCCGACGGGAAGATCACCCACGAAATCTCCCAGGGTGCCGGACGCGTCGACTGGTTCGCCTATCCCTACGCCTTCTATCATGGCGATACCACGCCGTTCTGGATCCTCGCGACCGGCGAGTACTGGCGCCAGACCAATGACATGGCGCTCGTGAAGGAGCTGTGGCCCAACCTCAAGCGCGCGTATCAGTGGTCGCTGGCCACCGACAAGAATGGCGACGGGCTGATGGAGAATCCCTCCGCCGGTGCCGGGGCGCTCGAGGTGGGCGACCTGCAGATCGGCATCCTTTCCGACGTCTACCTCAGCGGCGTGTGGGTCTCCGCGCTCGACCGCTTCGCCAGAATGGCCGAGGCGAATGGTGAACCGGCCCTCGCGACCGAGGCGCGGGCGGTGCGGGCCAGGGCAATCGCGACGATGGAGGCCAAGCTCTGGCTGCCAGCACAGCGACAGTACGCCTTTGCGCTGCTGCAGGACGGCACGGTGAATCCGAGCCTGACGGCGTGGGCCGCGACGGCGATGGCGTTCGACGTCTTCGCTCCGGAACGCGGCGCCGAGATGGCCGCGCGTCTCGCGTCGTCGACGATCCTGACCGATTGGGGTGCCCGGCCGCTCAACTCGGCCAGCCCGCTCTTCGACCCGCTCCACTACAACAACGGCGCCGTCTGGCCGTTCGTCACCGGCTTCGTCGCGCTGGCCGAGTATCGCTACCACAACGCGACGGCAGGTTACTTCGCGCTGCAGTCGGTCGTGCGGACCGGCTTCGACGAGGCCCTGGGTCGGAACCCCGAGGTGTTTTCCGGTCGATTCTACAAGCCGCTCGATACGGCGGTTCCGCAGCAGTTCTTCGCCACGTCGATGGTGCTGACGCCACTGATTCGTGGGTTGCTCGGGCTCGACGTCGATGCCCCGGCGAGGCGACTGGTCGTGGCCCCGCATCTCCCGCCCGACTGGGACAGCGTGACCGTCGAACATGTGCCGGTGGGGAGCGGGCGAGTGCGCCTCACCATCCGGAGGAGTGCGACGGAGTTCACGCTCATCGCCACCCGCGAGACCGCTGACGCGACGCCGCTCGAGATCGAGTTCGCGCCGGCATTGCCGCTGGGTGCTCGTGTCACCACGGCGGCGGCGGTGCAGTCGACGGCGGGCGACCTGCATGCGTCGGTGCGCGGCGCGCTCGACCGTCAACTCACGCTCACGGTTGGCTACAGCGGGGGCTGGGCGATCGTCCCGCCGGTGATGCCGCCGACCATTGGTGCCCGGTCGGCCGCGCCGCGGGTGCTGAGCGAGCGGATCGTGAACGGCGACTATCAGGTCGCCTTCGAGGGGCTCGCGGGACAGAGTTACACCTTTCGGCTGCTGACCCCGGTGCCCGATGCCAACGCACCCCTGCGGGTGATGAGCGCCGAGGCGAGCGCCGTCGGGGTGCGTCTGGTGCCGGATGCGCCAAGGGCGCGCCTGGTCACGGTCACCTTCCCGTCGACTGGCACGCCCAACAGCGACAACTACGTCCCGGCCACGGTGCGCTTCAGCGTGGCACCGCAGTAACTACCGGCGCGCCTTCGGCTTCAGCAGCAGGTCGTGGAAGTCGAAGGAGAAGTCGGTCTCCGGATCGGCGGCCACCATCTTGACCTGATCGATGGTGCCATCAGGATTTAATTGGAAGGTGACATAGGCGTCGGCGCGCATCTCGCGATCATCCCATCGCGCCAGAAAGGTGTCGTGCTGCCAGTGCACCAGCTCGCCCTGGAGCTGGGGCGTGTGGCTCATCGCAATCCGCAGCTTGCCATTGGTATAGCTCACCACCACGTCACCATACCACGCATCCTCATAGGTGCGCGCATAGTTCGCGAGGCCGAGCGAGGGTCCCTTGGTCGAATCGCGCGCGGCGCCGGTCGTCTTTCGCTGCTGCGCCATCATCGTCTGTTGCCGAGTGGCGAGCGTGGAGTAGCCGCCGATGAAGTCCCACGGCGGGGTGGTGCCGAGGGCGTAGTCGAGCAGCGACCAGCCGGCGGCGAGGAAGGTCAATGACTCGCTGTTCGTGAGCACGGCCACGCCGACCCGCGCCTCGGGGATGAACGCCACGAACGAGACGTAGCCGGGGAGTCCGCCGGTGTGCCACACCACCTTCCGGCCACGGAAGTCGTTCGTCTGGAAGCCCAGCGCGTAGAGGTTGAACTGTTTGGCGAGTGGTGCCAGTTCGGGAGCCGCCGGACCGGTGCCCATCGGCGTCACACCGGTCCAGATCTCGCGCGCGGTGCGGGCGCTGATCAGCCGCTCGCCGTTGGCGAGCTTGCCGCTGTCGAGTTGCACCAGCAGCCACTTGGCGATGTCGCGCGCGCCGGCGTTGATCCCGCCGGCGGGATTGGTGTTGTCGCTGATCATCGGCGCGATCACGCGGAGGGTGCCGTTGATTTCGGCATGCGTGGTGGCGACGTCATCCGTGCCGGCGGCATCCGAGTGCCGCACCGTGCTGGCGGCCATCCCGACGCGGGCAAGGATCCGCTGCTGCACGAACTGCTCCCAGGTCATGCCGCTCACCCTGGCGATCACTTCGCCTGCCACGAGGTAGAGCACGTTGTCGTAAGCGTAGGCGGTGCGGAACGAGGTGGCCGGCTTGATGTATCGGAGGCGCTGCATCACCTCGGTGCGCGTGTAGGTCGAGGCCGGCCACCAGAGCAGGTCGCCTGCACCGAGGCCGAGGCCGGAGCGGTGCACGAGGAGGTCGCGAATGGTGAGCTCGCGCGTCACGAAGGGATCATACATCGCGAACTCGGGGAGATAGCGAATGACCGGCGCATCCCACGCCAGCTTCCCCTCCTCGACGAGGATGCCGAGGGCGGTGGCGGTGAATGCCTTGGTGTTGGAGGCGATGCCGAAGCGGGTGTCGGGGCCGACCGGTTCCGGCGATCCGAGCTTCTTGACGCCGTAGCCGCGCGCGACGATCACCTTGCCGTCCTTCACGACCGCCACGGCCACGCCCGGGGTGTGGAAGGTGGCGAGTGCCCGATTCACGATGCTGTCGATGGCGGCGGGCGACTGTGCCGTCGCGACAGCCGGGAGGAGGAGCAGGGCGAGCAGCAGGCGGCGCATTGGCGGGTCCGGTGGAGGGAAGGAGAACGACTAGCGGCTGAAGCCCGCAGCGGGCGGGAAATAGACGGCGCCGACCGACGCGAGGCCGTCGCGGATGGCGGCGTTGGGCCGACCGTAGAGGATCACGCGCGTCGGCGTGAGGAGCTCCATGAAGCGGGCGGCGTACTTCTCGCCAAAGGTCGCCATGTGGATCTCGGCGG belongs to Gemmatimonadota bacterium and includes:
- a CDS encoding serine hydrolase, with the translated sequence MRRLLLALLLLPAVATAQSPAAIDSIVNRALATFHTPGVAVAVVKDGKVIVARGYGVKKLGSPEPVGPDTRFGIASNTKAFTATALGILVEEGKLAWDAPVIRYLPEFAMYDPFVTRELTIRDLLVHRSGLGLGAGDLLWWPASTYTRTEVMQRLRYIKPATSFRTAYAYDNVLYLVAGEVIARVSGMTWEQFVQQRILARVGMAASTVRHSDAAGTDDVATTHAEINGTLRVIAPMISDNTNPAGGINAGARDIAKWLLVQLDSGKLANGERLISARTAREIWTGVTPMGTGPAAPELAPLAKQFNLYALGFQTNDFRGRKVVWHTGGLPGYVSFVAFIPEARVGVAVLTNSESLTFLAAGWSLLDYALGTTPPWDFIGGYSTLATRQQTMMAQQRKTTGAARDSTKGPSLGLANYARTYEDAWYGDVVVSYTNGKLRIAMSHTPQLQGELVHWQHDTFLARWDDREMRADAYVTFQLNPDGTIDQVKMVAADPETDFSFDFHDLLLKPKARR
- a CDS encoding M55 family metallopeptidase encodes the protein MRLRALFLVSLFSAGAAAPLVAQTDAQIARLNLFRAKRAPHEAGFRVFIVPDMEGMGSTVDSREVLAGNETPAYAGRSSPDYWDRFRSLLTKEVNATIAGARAAGGRSFVVNEGHGGNLFANIIPFDLDSGAMLVRGFPKPLVMITGLDSTFGTIMFTGAHGAPGSGGVMAHNFAFDAFTINGTRLNEVGINALIAGEMGVSVSLVSGDDALIDETRQILGKEFVGIVTKRAIGHSAAITYSPTKVRAMLKAGAAEAVRKERAGGIKPFTMSKPYTVDFTLRTSYPDSVVAGVKALREFKLEQLGPRSFRLVTNSAREMGYLLDAIEGVVLR
- a CDS encoding aldehyde dehydrogenase family protein, translating into MPRGPHRKGDRIRDTARRQLARWRLRSYRPATRQAPGDSLDVDSRTPRRPPVTVGSPFPFLLAGELRHGDATWTIRSPHDGAVVGRAAVATRADVEAALDAAVRTAPEAAAMPSHARAAVLERIADALQLRREEVARLLASEAGKPVTAARLELDRAIFVFRQGAEEATRIGGEVIPTDLMPHGEHRLAITRRFPLAPISAITPFNFPVLLAAHKLAPMIACGATMVLKPPPQDPLSTLLLAEIIAGAGYPAGALSVLPSTNEDAAPLLDDPRIRLISFTGSARVGWMIRARAPMTRVVLELGGNAAVIVERDADIAHAVRRCVVGGYSYAGQSCISTQRILVHGDVYDAFVSAFTDAVAALRCGDPLDEATDVGPMIDEASAVRAEAWVADAVAAGARLAVGGTRTGALMRPTVLLDTTSAMQVNCAEIFAPVTTVRRFEDFDAALDIANDSPYGLQAGLFTNDIHRILRAFERLEVGGVVVNDISGFRVDHLPYGGVKQSGTGREGVRYAIEEMTEKRLLILG